ATTGGTATAAGGGAGGGAGGTATCCTCAGAATATTCCTAGTCAAGAGACTTGGCCACTGTGGGCTTGTCCAAGGAAAAAAGCCAGGCCATTGCTCACTCTGCATGTATGAGATTAGAGAGTTGAATGACAAGGAAGGCAGATCTTGGATAAAAGTTAGTAAGAACTGGTCAAAAAGGTGAGGAGAGATGAATAACAAgcagggggggttggagctgaaAGAAGCTTGCTTTAGTAAAGCTACCTCAGGGTATGAACGACAAACCATATACCTGATACTTCCGTGCTAATGCAAGGTCTGGCTTTGCAAAGGCTTGCAACATCTGGTTGGTTTTTCGTCCCAAATAGTTGTATGTactgccaaaaaaaaccaaaacccaaactaaaaatAGAATTGGTAAATGCAAAGGAGGAGCTTAGAGCCATTAAACAAAAGAAGTAAGCTGTTGACACTATGGGAATGCTATTATTATGACAGGTGGTTTATACTGAAGTATGTCAAACCCTACGAAGAGTTTAGAGAGTTGATTTCTTATCCCAGTTCTTTCCAAATGgaattgcttttcaaaattaaaaataaaaagacataaTATGGAAAGTCAATCACTTAATTTTCAAGTTGCTTGTTCATTTAATGGATCATTTAGGCTAGAACACAGATATTCCACATTCATACATCTAAGCAGGCTGGTATGAGGGGCAGAAGAcaaatcagaaattaaactCAGCAGAGCCCTTTTCCTCACAGACTTCTCATGTGAACTAATGATTTTAACCTCTCTGGCTTTTGGTTCCTTACCCATATAATGAAGATAAAAGTGATTCCCTACTTCAAAAGGTTGCTGTGCGGATAAAGAAATATGTTGAAACCTTTGGGTCAGCTTACAGACTGCAGCAATAGTCACCCGAATGAACATAATCCAAGATCCCAGGTTATATGACTGTCCCATCACTAGCACTGGAGCTGGCTCATCTATCTGCTTGCTATTGTACAGCCCTACCATGTAAAGTCCTCTGCTGTGGTGACAGAAGACAGAGAAACATCATGTAGATAGTGGAAGATAGAACAATACAGTGTGTGTGTCAAGGGGAAGGAGTCCAAGCCATACTGACCTTCCAACTGCTCCATTTGCCCCTATTGCCAGTGCACTCAACAGTTGCtagtttggggtggggggagaaaaaaaaagtatttttacttcacgtaacaaaataaaggaaaagaacagggGTGGTGGGAGGGAGCAGCAAAAATGCCTGGCACTGAATGACCAGGGTTACTTTTTTCCCACCCGAGGTTGAATCAAAAGAATGCcttagaagaaattatttttaagagccTCTTACCTCATCCACCCcataaagaaatgcaaactgttCACTCTCATTCTTGTTTATACACTGTGCAAGGTCCAAGAGGTCCGTGTCACTGAACTTCACACCCTGGAACGTGGGGATCCGCTCTTTTATTCCATCTAGCAACTCTTCAACATGAACTGTGCAAAACAGCAATCTCATGTGAAGAAACACCCCTAATTTGGAACATCTCACTGCCTTGTCTCCAAGAGGGAGACTTGCTACTTTACAAGTTGTTCATTTTTTGGCCTAAGCCTGGTAAACTATATAGCTCTAAAACAATGAGTAAGACAACTTCAGTGTGATTGTTTCCCAGAGTTATACAAAACCCATCTTTCCATGCtttttcaagcatttcttttacCAGCTCAGAATCGGAAAACCCTGGATAAGTGAAAGTTTAGCAATGAGCTAGCAACAACATAAttaagaataaatacaaatccATACATCCAGAAACACCACATAACCTACTGTCTAGAGCGAATAACCAAAGATCTGTATTGTCTTCCTCATTCCTGTGCTAAATCAGACTGGATAAGCATTGTGGTTTCATAAGTGATTTACTAGCAAACATGACTATGCACTCAGTGTACACCAAGAGACAGTGGTCAGTATCTTGCTAAAAGTTGGAGTTTACCTATGGTTATCCGAGGCAATTAACTATGCTGGTTCTCATTAATTGCAAAGCCATGAtcagcatcacctcctccaTCCCAGTTGTTCAGTATTCATAAGCCATGACTTTTTTTCCAATGAAGAGgaattcaatttatttttcagtcttagaTTCACctcccattttttttaaaggatccTTTCCACTACAGCTTATGATGGGAGCAGAGACCACATACCTGCTTTAGGCTAGTAGAATCATCACACCACCAACTGGAATTACTCAGGTTGCTATGAGCCTACAGGCTGAGGAAGAGCTGACTAAGCAGTACTTACTCGTCACACCCGTCAGATGAGGAATGTGATAGTAATAAAATGGAACCGCAGGGGCTTCAGATGCAACCTTCTGTAAGAAAGCAATCAGCTCgtctggaagaaaacaatcaAGTACCCCCATAAGAGAAGGAGACTATCCTATCTTTCACTGTAGTGAAAGACAGTTCAGAGTCACAGCAGCCAGTGCCTGTGGAGAGGCCATCTACAGCTTCTCTACCATAAAGAGTCATATAAAAACCTTCACacatcataaaaaaattaatttaacaaaaCTCAGTGAAAAGACGTTAGGGATGGCAAAgatggtatttattttaaaccaaactGATTTCAGTAACTCACAATCATTCTCTTACAGATGTAACTCATGCATGCTCTCTCACACATGCAAGACCTGTGTGCCAAAGTGGTCACCAGGATCACTTGTGTGCAAGAACAAAAGAGGACAAGAGATCAAGTTTACATCTACCTCCATGAGGTACTGCTCAATGATGACGAACAGGTTTTTGGACAACTTTTTTCTACCATTTCAGGAATCAAAGAGTTAGTATTTATCCAGAAGGatctagacaggctggagaCATGGGCTGAGAGGAACTTTCTGAAATTCAGCCGAGGCAAATACagagtcctgcacctggggaggaatagCCAactggacacaatcctgagtaATGTGCTCTAGttgaccctgcttgagcagagagGTTGGACTAGACGACCCCTGATGGTTCCTTCCAAtctcaactattctgtgattatcATTGACATTCTTCTTGAGAATCTTGTTCACTGCATTCTTAGGCAGTCTTCCTATTGGCTTAGCAGGAAGAGGAATGGCAAAAAACAACATGCTGAAACCTCATGGCCATCCTATTACTATCAGTGATGTCTTCTGCTGATCTCTCTGCTGTTCCTCTGTGCTTACCAGTTTGATTGCCACTGATTGTGTCCTTGGCTGTCAATACCAGCCATTCTAGCAATACACTCTAGCTTCTTCTGATGCTTGCATATGGACATTAATAATTAATTCAGACAgctttttaacatttctgttacaAACTTCCACTTCATGTGGTTCTTTTATGTTATGCTTAtgctattaaaagcaaaacaatttaaGTTCTGAGGTAACCTTAGGTGCACAGAACCAAACCTGATCACCTCAGTAACAAGAGGCATGCCTGTGTATCAGCAGTTTATCAACTTGGTCAGTGTCCTGCAAGGGTAAATAAGGAAGCTACTGCTTCCTCGTGTGGCCCAGATCAAGCATAAGCTCCATACTATCTATTCAGAAGACAGACTAATTAACCGCACCCATCCTTAAAAAATGCATCTTctaggttttgcttttgcatggCACCAGACATGACAGGTGTGCAAACATTATCACCAGagtattttccaaagaaagaagatgGCATTAATCCTTTATCTATCAGAAAGATTTGGAGGGCAATATAAAAGGCTGCAGTAGGTCTGGCAATCACATCTACTCACctttgtttgtgggtttgaaGAAGAAGGGGGCTATTACAGCAATACCACTAGCATCTATGGCTGCTGCATGT
This genomic window from Strigops habroptila isolate Jane chromosome 8, bStrHab1.2.pri, whole genome shotgun sequence contains:
- the NPL gene encoding N-acetylneuraminate lyase isoform X2, with protein sequence MWFHSQQRHQISVNGTTGEGLSLSIQERKQLAEEWICQGKDKLDHVIIHVGALSLPESQELARHAAAIDASGIAVIAPFFFKPTNKDELIAFLQKVASEAPAVPFYYYHIPHLTGVTIHVEELLDGIKERIPTFQGVKFSDTDLLDLAQCINKNESEQFAFLYGVDEQLLSALAIGANGAVGSTYNYLGRKTNQMLQAFAKPDLALARKYQFLTGEFLNFGIKLGFGVAQTKAVMTFVSGIPMGPPRFPLVSASEEFIVKAKAKLDSIVWPDGD